One genomic window of Paenisporosarcina antarctica includes the following:
- a CDS encoding GNAT family N-acetyltransferase, with protein MIRSYIAGDESGINTLFESVFQKKRSLTEWQWKFETLSSNFPIIIVAVEDNQIVGHAACLLFDAVNVDGMPIIIGERVDIMVHPNYQGLGIYSQIVKELIKESAKQNAAFLYGFPAEKAKNIFITIGQATDLGNINRYVSLNLPSLRKNKQHQLMKTLPEFDLVNMSNIDFDSTIYVKRSKAFLKNRFIKHPSIDYYVYQSDLSYVIYRIDRLKSIIPIYSIVDILAVDEVALLINFKKAIGFSVVSTWGIPNTPLERALMKTGFSVQSSPMPFVVKTLKNHDYGQTFNNWRILQGDVDSF; from the coding sequence ATGATTCGTTCATACATTGCGGGTGATGAATCAGGCATTAATACTTTGTTTGAATCCGTTTTTCAAAAAAAACGTTCCTTGACCGAGTGGCAATGGAAATTCGAAACACTTAGTTCCAATTTTCCAATCATCATTGTCGCTGTAGAAGACAATCAGATAGTTGGACATGCAGCATGCCTATTGTTTGACGCTGTTAACGTCGATGGGATGCCCATCATAATCGGAGAACGAGTTGATATTATGGTACATCCTAATTACCAAGGACTTGGAATCTATTCTCAAATTGTTAAAGAGCTAATAAAAGAAAGTGCGAAACAAAATGCAGCATTTTTATACGGGTTCCCAGCTGAAAAAGCTAAGAATATCTTCATTACGATTGGTCAAGCTACAGATTTAGGAAACATCAATCGATACGTTTCCTTGAATCTCCCTTCTTTACGAAAAAATAAACAACACCAATTGATGAAGACGTTACCCGAATTTGATTTGGTGAATATGTCCAATATAGATTTTGACTCTACAATTTATGTGAAACGTTCAAAAGCATTTCTAAAAAATCGCTTTATTAAGCATCCTTCGATTGACTATTATGTATATCAATCAGATTTATCCTATGTAATTTACAGAATTGATCGCTTAAAATCAATCATTCCAATCTATTCAATAGTAGATATTTTAGCTGTAGATGAGGTTGCTTTGTTAATAAATTTTAAAAAAGCTATAGGTTTTAGTGTTGTCTCAACTTGGGGAATTCCAAACACCCCATTAGAGAGAGCACTTATGAAAACCGGATTTAGCGTTCAATCGAGTCCAATGCCATTTGTCGTGAAAACGTTAAAAAATCATGATTACGGTCAAACTTTTAACAACTGGCGTATATTACAAGGTGATGTAGATTCTTTTTAA
- a CDS encoding cell wall-binding repeat-containing protein, whose translation MNKKFISILSSTILTASLFSFSNPVIVKAGDDFSLTVIHSNDTHANLDNIAKTVTLVKELRTKNPNNLLLNAGDVFSGTLYFNSFKGQADLEFMNMMKYDAMTFGNHEFDLGDSSDGHKALADFVANAEFPIISANTSFTADPLFAGLQTNGFGGNDESGQVFDGIIKEVDGEKMGIFGLTTAETEFISSPKSVEFTEYIAEAKAAVAYLQANDVDKIIALTHLGFDDAYDNDLTLATEVPDIDIIVGGHTHTKLDGGRLIDRANAANTIIVQANEYNKLLGELNVTFNETGELTSHTSKLHTVSDATEDADAAAKLKPYSDEIEKVKNESTGVSTTSVLDGERGNVRTGETNLGNLMTDGMLDAAKKIDKDTVIAVQNGGGIRASINKGDITVGEVLTVMPFGNSLAIMELPGDAIYSALEHSVSQSPKESGAFLHVAGLVVNYDNTQEAGSRVISAFVQDEEGNLTFLDSEKTYKVATNSFTAKGGDGYSMFKDAYDTGKVSEPGNADWETFINYIQGLDTINGDREGRINQVRLAGKSRYETAVEISKAGFSSAETVVIARGDEFADSMTAGPLAYQLNSPILLTRTNSLPASVVDELKRLGTKKVVIMGGSKAISKEVVDSLYDIGISVRRIAGGDRYETAAKVARELSTPEEAIVVSGLTYPDALSIGSYAAQSSTPILLTRTDSIPAATKAALTNVKKSYVIGGKLAVSEAVENALPAPTRVSGKTRYATSVAVAETFHGEAWASFVASGSGFADALTGSVLAAKYDAPVLLVGLAGLPTEVKEYIDGNPSATYIVTGGKLAVSDDTYYEIYE comes from the coding sequence ATGAATAAAAAGTTCATATCAATTTTATCTTCAACTATTTTAACAGCAAGCTTATTTAGTTTTAGTAATCCTGTAATAGTTAAAGCAGGAGATGATTTTTCATTAACCGTTATACATTCAAATGATACACATGCTAATTTAGACAATATCGCCAAGACAGTGACATTGGTCAAGGAATTACGTACAAAAAACCCCAATAATTTATTATTAAATGCTGGTGATGTATTCTCAGGAACTTTATACTTTAATAGTTTCAAAGGTCAAGCAGACTTAGAGTTTATGAATATGATGAAATACGATGCAATGACTTTTGGAAATCATGAATTTGATTTAGGGGATTCCTCAGATGGCCATAAAGCATTAGCAGATTTTGTGGCAAATGCAGAGTTTCCTATAATTAGTGCAAATACTTCATTTACAGCAGATCCACTATTTGCAGGTTTACAAACTAATGGATTTGGTGGAAATGATGAATCAGGTCAGGTTTTTGATGGGATTATTAAAGAAGTTGACGGAGAAAAAATGGGAATATTCGGTTTGACAACAGCAGAAACAGAGTTTATTTCAAGTCCTAAATCTGTAGAATTTACTGAGTATATTGCAGAAGCTAAAGCAGCAGTTGCTTATTTACAAGCAAATGACGTTGATAAGATCATTGCATTAACTCATTTAGGTTTTGATGATGCCTATGATAACGATTTAACATTAGCAACTGAAGTACCTGATATTGATATTATCGTAGGAGGTCACACCCACACTAAACTTGATGGGGGTCGCTTAATTGATCGTGCTAACGCTGCGAACACGATAATCGTTCAAGCAAATGAATACAATAAATTATTAGGTGAATTAAATGTAACATTTAATGAAACTGGAGAACTTACTAGCCACACATCTAAACTACACACGGTATCAGATGCTACCGAGGATGCGGATGCTGCAGCTAAATTAAAGCCTTACTCAGATGAAATAGAAAAAGTGAAAAATGAATCAACAGGTGTTTCCACAACTTCTGTCTTAGATGGTGAACGTGGAAATGTTCGCACTGGTGAAACAAATCTTGGAAACTTAATGACAGATGGAATGTTAGATGCTGCAAAAAAAATTGATAAAGATACAGTTATCGCTGTTCAAAACGGTGGTGGAATCCGCGCTTCAATTAACAAAGGAGATATAACTGTTGGTGAAGTTCTAACAGTAATGCCATTTGGAAATTCATTGGCAATTATGGAGTTACCAGGTGATGCTATTTATTCAGCACTTGAGCATAGTGTTAGTCAATCACCTAAAGAATCAGGTGCATTTTTACATGTTGCAGGTTTAGTTGTTAATTATGACAACACTCAAGAAGCAGGTAGTCGTGTCATTTCTGCTTTTGTTCAAGATGAAGAAGGCAACTTAACGTTTTTAGATTCTGAAAAAACATATAAAGTGGCTACTAACTCGTTCACTGCTAAAGGTGGAGATGGCTACTCAATGTTTAAAGATGCCTATGACACTGGAAAAGTAAGTGAGCCAGGAAATGCTGACTGGGAGACATTCATTAACTACATTCAAGGTCTCGATACAATTAATGGTGATCGTGAAGGTCGTATTAATCAAGTACGTTTAGCTGGTAAGAGTCGTTATGAGACAGCTGTAGAAATTTCAAAAGCTGGATTTAGTTCGGCTGAAACAGTTGTAATTGCTCGTGGTGATGAGTTTGCTGATTCGATGACTGCAGGACCCTTAGCATACCAATTAAATTCACCAATTTTATTAACACGTACGAATTCACTTCCAGCGAGCGTTGTAGATGAATTAAAACGTCTAGGTACGAAGAAAGTTGTTATCATGGGTGGATCTAAAGCGATTTCTAAAGAAGTAGTAGATAGTTTATATGATATAGGAATTTCTGTTCGCCGGATTGCAGGTGGTGACCGATACGAAACAGCTGCAAAAGTGGCTCGTGAACTTAGTACACCTGAAGAAGCAATTGTAGTATCTGGTTTAACATACCCAGATGCATTATCTATTGGATCTTACGCTGCACAATCATCAACACCAATTCTTTTAACACGAACTGATAGTATTCCAGCAGCTACAAAAGCTGCATTAACTAATGTTAAGAAATCTTATGTTATCGGTGGTAAATTAGCAGTTAGCGAAGCAGTTGAAAACGCTCTACCAGCGCCAACTCGTGTTTCAGGTAAAACACGATATGCAACATCGGTTGCTGTAGCTGAAACGTTTCACGGTGAGGCTTGGGCTTCATTCGTAGCAAGCGGTAGTGGCTTTGCTGATGCTCTTACAGGTAGTGTTTTAGCAGCGAAATACGATGCACCGGTATTGTTAGTTGGTCTTGCAGGGCTTCCTACTGAAGTAAAAGAATATATAGACGGAAATCCGTCAGCAACATATATCGTTACTGGTGGTAAACTTGCAGTTTCTGACGACACATACTACGAAATTTATGAATAA
- a CDS encoding cell wall-binding repeat-containing protein produces MFKALIKIICIALIVLSIPVSTQAAEVMKPLIVIDPGHGGKYGGTTGYSGSKTGYYEKQANLEVSLRLRGVLQARGYEVKMTRTTDKHFSNASSAEDLKARTSLSNSMVAGRNDNSIFVSVHHNASSSPTYSGYETYYYNKNFQDSNYPADPLQLKYSVESGRLAQTTHTSVINSGANSEGRGIVHQSLYVTRNAQVPAILSEVEYMSNPIAESKVKTAKFQQGIAVALADGVDKFFKIFEVKNSKNVVIKTFNTKDEAITYAKTQTNVTVFDKRAGTTIFDNTTTDYRVYHPSVELTQTKFSTEKEAITFASKYRNTRVVHHPTAEVRWSNYIAKKFDVLDANKVVINQHYQRVVAETSAESLTKATLQNSETNFTLWSSIVPQAFEVRHKDNGTLKAFYDKTLAQNYAALWPGTTVYDTTKKVVVYTNPTLITPKAVSKTVSAKSRYLTAIEVSKTLYPNAFNSTKTQKTVVLATAFEYADALSAGPLAMYYGNAPILLNPASNLNADVLAEIKRLGANQIVLVGGEIALSAKVASQLQTALPQAKVERLAGKSRYETNSVINNKLPKANGIFIASGSNFPDALAATSIAVTQGWHIVLSNGTTYSDSINDQIYSKPTVIVGGTLAVSKILEEKIKERAGSDYVTRLSGKDRYGTNAALIEHFSQTFKSPTFVVSTGTNYPDALVSSSLSGKYQAPLFLVGNSISETLRPTLTSYLAQRVTKTSLYTGGIVPTAVKTEIDQLK; encoded by the coding sequence TTGTTTAAAGCACTCATAAAAATTATTTGTATCGCATTAATTGTCCTTAGTATTCCGGTATCAACTCAAGCAGCAGAAGTCATGAAACCATTAATCGTTATCGACCCAGGTCACGGCGGGAAGTATGGCGGAACTACTGGCTATTCGGGTTCTAAAACAGGCTATTATGAAAAACAAGCAAACTTAGAAGTATCTTTACGACTACGAGGCGTTTTACAAGCTCGTGGCTATGAAGTTAAAATGACACGAACGACGGATAAACATTTTTCTAATGCATCTTCAGCAGAAGACCTTAAAGCCCGAACGAGTTTGTCAAATAGTATGGTAGCAGGTCGTAACGACAACTCTATATTTGTTTCAGTTCACCATAACGCATCGTCATCGCCAACATATTCAGGCTATGAAACGTATTACTATAACAAGAATTTTCAAGACTCTAACTATCCAGCAGATCCATTGCAATTAAAATATTCTGTCGAAAGCGGACGTTTAGCACAAACTACACATACAAGTGTCATTAATTCGGGTGCGAATTCTGAAGGACGAGGAATTGTTCATCAAAGTCTTTACGTTACACGAAATGCTCAAGTACCAGCTATTCTTTCGGAAGTAGAATACATGTCCAACCCGATTGCAGAAAGTAAAGTGAAAACAGCAAAATTCCAACAAGGGATTGCCGTGGCACTTGCTGATGGAGTGGATAAGTTCTTCAAAATATTCGAAGTGAAGAATAGTAAAAATGTCGTCATTAAAACGTTCAATACAAAAGACGAAGCCATAACATATGCCAAAACACAAACGAATGTAACCGTATTTGATAAAAGAGCAGGAACGACAATTTTCGATAACACGACGACCGATTATCGTGTGTATCATCCATCTGTTGAATTGACACAAACGAAGTTTTCAACTGAGAAAGAAGCGATTACTTTCGCAAGCAAATATAGAAATACACGTGTTGTTCATCATCCTACAGCTGAAGTTCGATGGTCCAATTACATTGCTAAAAAATTCGATGTATTAGATGCAAATAAAGTAGTCATTAATCAACACTACCAACGAGTGGTAGCAGAAACATCAGCTGAATCTTTAACAAAAGCAACACTTCAAAATTCAGAAACGAATTTCACTTTATGGTCATCTATCGTGCCACAAGCATTTGAAGTGCGTCATAAAGACAATGGCACGCTCAAAGCATTCTACGATAAGACATTAGCCCAAAACTATGCCGCTTTATGGCCAGGAACTACTGTCTACGACACGACGAAAAAAGTTGTCGTTTACACGAATCCAACGCTAATTACACCAAAAGCTGTAAGCAAAACAGTCTCTGCAAAATCTAGATACTTAACTGCAATTGAAGTTTCGAAAACATTGTATCCAAACGCTTTCAATTCAACAAAAACACAAAAAACCGTCGTCTTAGCAACTGCTTTTGAATATGCAGATGCACTATCAGCTGGTCCTCTTGCGATGTATTATGGCAATGCACCTATTTTATTAAATCCTGCTAGTAATTTAAACGCAGACGTATTAGCTGAAATTAAACGATTGGGTGCCAATCAAATTGTTTTAGTCGGGGGAGAAATTGCTTTATCAGCTAAAGTTGCTAGTCAATTACAAACAGCGCTTCCGCAGGCAAAAGTTGAACGCTTAGCTGGGAAATCACGCTATGAAACAAATTCAGTTATTAACAATAAATTACCAAAAGCTAATGGGATATTTATTGCTTCAGGGAGCAACTTCCCAGATGCATTAGCTGCAACAAGTATTGCGGTAACGCAAGGTTGGCATATTGTATTAAGCAATGGAACAACCTATTCAGACTCAATAAACGATCAAATTTACAGCAAACCGACAGTAATCGTCGGTGGTACTTTAGCCGTTTCTAAGATTCTCGAGGAAAAAATTAAAGAGCGTGCAGGTTCCGATTATGTTACACGACTATCTGGAAAAGACAGATATGGTACAAATGCAGCACTTATTGAGCATTTCAGTCAAACATTTAAATCACCTACATTTGTCGTATCAACGGGTACAAACTATCCGGATGCTTTAGTCTCATCTTCTTTATCAGGAAAGTATCAAGCACCATTGTTCTTAGTGGGCAATTCAATTTCTGAAACGTTACGACCAACTTTAACGTCTTATTTAGCACAACGCGTCACGAAGACATCACTTTACACAGGTGGCATTGTGCCGACTGCAGTTAAAACTGAAATTGATCAACTTAAATAA